A window from Cherax quadricarinatus isolate ZL_2023a chromosome 72, ASM3850222v1, whole genome shotgun sequence encodes these proteins:
- the LOC138854859 gene encoding LOW QUALITY PROTEIN: ice-structuring glycoprotein-like (The sequence of the model RefSeq protein was modified relative to this genomic sequence to represent the inferred CDS: inserted 1 base in 1 codon): QQQQQQQQQQQQQQQQQQQQQQQQQQQQQQQQQQQQQQQQQQQQQQQQQQQQQQQQQQQQQQQQQQQQQQQQQQQQQQQQQQQQQPQQXAAAAAAAATAAAAAAAAADTAAAAAAAADAAAAADVAAAAAADAAAAANAAAAAAAADAAAAAAAAAAAAAAAASAAAAAAATAATAAAAAASATAAAAAAAAAAAAAASVAAAAAATAAAAAAAAAAAAASAAVAAAAAAAAAAAAGAAAAAVAAAAAASAAAAASAAASAAAAASAATAVAASAASAAAAAAATAAAAAAAAAAAAAAAAADTAAAAAAAADAAAAADVAAAAAADAAAAANAAAAAAAADAAAAAAAAAAAAAAAAAAAAAAAATAATAAAAAAAATAAAAAAAAAAAAAASVAAAAAAAAAAAAAAAAAAAAASAAAAAAAAAAAAAAAAAAAAAAAAVAAAAASAAAAAAAAAASAAAAASAATAAAAASAASAAAAAATTAAAAPAVASTPLVIPL; this comes from the exons caacaacagcagcagcagcagcagcagcaacaacaacaacaacaacagcagcagcagcaacaacaacagcagcagcagcagcagcaacaacaacaacaacagcagcagcagcagcagcaacaacaacaacagcagcagcagcagcaacaacaacaacagcagcagcagcaacaacaacagcagcagcagcagcagcagcaacaacaacaacaa caacaacaacaacaacaacaacaacaacaacaacaacagcaaccgcAGC gagcggcggcagcagcagcagcagcaacagcagcggcagcagcagcagcggcagcagacacagcagcggcagcagcagcggcagcagacgcagcagcggcagcagacgtagcagcagcagcggcagcagacgcagcagcggcagcaaacgcagcagcagcagcagcagcagcagacgcagcagcggcagcagcagcagcggcagcagcagcagcagcggcagcatcagcagcggcagcagcagcagcaacagcagcaacagcagcagcagcagcagcgtcagcaacagcagcggcagcagcagcagcggcagcagcagcggcagcagcatcagtggcagcagcagcggcagcgacagcagcagcagcagcagcagcagcagcggcagcagcagcttcagcagcagtagcagcggcagcagcagcagcagcagcagcagcagcaggagcggcggcagcagcagtagcagcagcagcagcagcatcagcagcagcagcagcatcagcagcagcatcagcagcagcagcagcatcagcagcaacagcagtagcagcatcagcagcatcagcagcagcagcagcagcagcaacagcagcagcagcagcagcagcagcagcagcggcagcagcagcagcggcagcagacacagcagcggcagcagcagcggcagcagacgcagcagcggcagcagacgtagcagcagcagcggcagcagacgcagcagcggcagcaaacgcagcagcagcagcagcggcagcagacgcagcagcggcagcagcagcagcggcagcagcagcagcagcggcagcagcagcagcggcagcagcagcagcaacagcagcaacagcagcagcagcagcagcggcagcaacagcagcggcagcagcagcagcggcagcagcagcggcagcagcatcagtggcagcagcagcggcagcggcagcagcagcagcagcagcagcagcagcagcggcagcagcagcttcagcagcagcagcagcggcagcagcagcagcagcagcagcagcagcagcagcagcagcagcagcggcagcagcagtagcagcagcagcagcatcagcagcagcagcagcagcagcagcagcagcatcagcagcagcagcagcatcagcagcaacagcagcagcagcagcatcagcagcatcagcagcagcagcagcagcaacaacagcagcagcagcaccagca GTAGCTTCCACACCCTTGGTCATTCCATTATAA